In one window of Rhipicephalus microplus isolate Deutch F79 unplaced genomic scaffold, USDA_Rmic scaffold_42, whole genome shotgun sequence DNA:
- the LOC119167357 gene encoding protein angel homolog 2 isoform X3 → MWWPNSLFRLIRPPVLVFPPAVASPCAVVHPTTNSVGPTVGRGPLPAATWIALGRARMLHANSQASGAMAAQPDILLDASHLPLPSSRRRPGTPEVSDLADHSSAAKPKRRFSEQPPPKVVMDVTDAVLNDNSTNSSVDHCSTPSPVAAYDPVLAAANVRERVRRSRYWVPTDLGQVHGGSGGSGGGLVFTVMSYNVLAQGLLEDNPYLYQHCHEDVLQWTLRRKNLLAELKEINADILCLQELQQDHYETDFKPELEKMGYGCLYKQRTGDKRDGCGIFFRKSVFELDCFEPIEYARSDVTVLDRDNVALIAMLKPVAGNAKFGADFRLCVSTTHLLFNPRRGDIKLAQLCLLLAEIDRLAFRGDSPDGTPLYVPILLCGDMNSEPHSPLYTFLTRGSLCYEGLLSGDVSGQSDGANRGKYVPLASSLRQLNISGSSRYLPAPAKEPASQNVDAPSNSTEPAAEFNNTLNLVQSKSAIRDMAAKEESTSGSSRKDSPSKSATNSASKDSQAKSPPAEDTAPAANASDANDSTPAKESRQRVVRHFLNLISAYKHNVNGANAEVTTHHQRASCTVDYIFYSVKRKDTMFREGQVKHACIIEGPLRLLATYRLMSQSQLVAVGGLPNEVQSSDHLPLIAKFLLRPPS, encoded by the exons ATGTGGTGGCCCAACTCTCTGTTCCGCCTGATCCGGCCCCCCGTACTAGTGTTCCCACCTGCAGTGGCCTCACCTTGTGCTGTTGTACATCCGACGACCAACAGCGTTGGCCCGACTGTGGGTAGAGGGCCCCTGCCGGCCGCAACCTGGATTGCCCTAG GCAGGGCACGAATGCTGCATGCCAACAGCCAGGCTTCCGGTGCCATGGCTGCCCAGCCTGATATTTTGCTGGATGCCAGCCACTTACCATTGCCCTCCAGTCGGCGCCGGCCAGGTACACCAGAGGTCAGTGACCTTGCTGACCATTCCTCTGCGGCCAAGCCGAAGAGGCGCTTCTCAGAGCAACCGCCCCCCAAGGTGGTGATGGACGTCACTGACGCCGTGCTCAACGACAACAGCACGAACAGCAGTGTCGACCACTGCAGCACACCGTCCCCCGTGGCAGCGTATGACCCCGTCCTTGCTGCTG CGAACGTGCGTGAGCGTGTGCGGAGGAGTCGGTACTGGGTGCCCACCGATTTGGGCCAGGTGCACGGCGGAAGCGGTGGCTCTGGCGGTGGCCTGGTGTTCACGGTGATGTCGTACAATGTTCTGGCCCAAGGGCTCCTGGAGGACAATCCCTACCTGTACCAGCACTGCCACGAGGATGTGCTCCAGTGGACCCTGCGCCGAAAGAACCTCCTCGCCGAGCTCAAGGAGATCAATGCTGAC ATTCTCTGCCTCCAAGAACTCCAGCAAGACCATTACGAGACGGACTTCAAGCCCGAGCTGGAGAAAATGG GTTATGGCTGCCTATACAAACAGCGCACTGGTGACAAGCGAGATGGCTGTGGCATTTTCTTTCGCAAGTCTGTTTTCGAGCTGGACTGCTTCGAGCCGATCGAGTACGCCCGCTCTGACGTTACCGTCCTCGACCGTGACAACGTTGCTCTCATTGCCATGTTGAAGCCGGTTGCTGGCAATGCCAAGTTTGGTGCAGATTTCCGGCTGTGTGTGTCGACGACTCACCTGCTGTTCAACCCACGCCGCGGAGACATCAAGCTCGCCCAGCTGTGCCTCCTGCTCGCCGAGATCGACCGGCTGGCATTTCGCGGAGACTCGCCGGATGGCACGCCGTTGTACGTTCCCATCCTCTTGTGCGGAGACATGAACAGCGAGCCGCACTCACCCCTCTACACTTTTCTCACCCGTGGAAGCCTGTGCTATGAGGGGCTTCTCTCAGGCGACGTTTCCGGGCAGAGCGACGGTGCAAACCGCGGAAAATACGTGCCCCTCGCCAGCAGCCTTCGTCAGCTGAATATCTCTGGTTCGTCCCGGTACCTGCCTGCACCGGCCAAGGAACCTGCATCTCAAAACGTTGATGCTCCCTCCAATTCAACGGAGCCAGCCGCTGAATTTAACAATACTCTCAACCTTGTGCAAAGCAAATCTGCAATAAGGGACATGGCTGCCAAGGAAGAGTCGACGAGTGGTTCTTCGAGGAAGGACTCGCCATCAAAATCGGCTACAAACAGTGCCTCAAAGGACTCGCAAGCAAAAAGTCCACCCGCAGAAGACACGGCGCCGGCGGCAAACGCTTCTGACGCAAATGACTCAACGCCGGCCAAGGAAAGCCGGCAGCGGGTTGTGAGGCACTTCTTGAACCTGATCTCTGCCTACAAGCACAACGTCAATGGCGCCAATGCCGAGGTGACGACACATCACCAACGCGCGAGTTGCACCGTCGACTACATCTTCTACTCGGTGAAAAGGAAGGACACCATGTTCAGGGAGGGCCAAGTGAAACATGCCTGCATCATCGAGGGACCGCTGCGATTACTGGCGACGTACCGCTTGATGTCGCAAAGCCAGCTCGTGGCCGTCGGTGGGCTGCCTAACGAAGTACAGTCGTCGGACCACCTTCCTCTGATCGCAAAGTTCTTGCTTAGACCACCCAGCTAG
- the LOC119167357 gene encoding protein angel homolog 2 isoform X1, giving the protein MSDEQPSSRTSAGANGQQAYVSGDRIPQLGRGRTRSSPLPVAQHHPLPGVQPGQQYQQPGSQPQPAMWWPNSLFRLIRPPVLVFPPAVASPCAVVHPTTNSVGPTVGRGPLPAATWIALGRARMLHANSQASGAMAAQPDILLDASHLPLPSSRRRPGTPEVSDLADHSSAAKPKRRFSEQPPPKVVMDVTDAVLNDNSTNSSVDHCSTPSPVAAYDPVLAAANVRERVRRSRYWVPTDLGQVHGGSGGSGGGLVFTVMSYNVLAQGLLEDNPYLYQHCHEDVLQWTLRRKNLLAELKEINADILCLQELQQDHYETDFKPELEKMGYGCLYKQRTGDKRDGCGIFFRKSVFELDCFEPIEYARSDVTVLDRDNVALIAMLKPVAGNAKFGADFRLCVSTTHLLFNPRRGDIKLAQLCLLLAEIDRLAFRGDSPDGTPLYVPILLCGDMNSEPHSPLYTFLTRGSLCYEGLLSGDVSGQSDGANRGKYVPLASSLRQLNISGSSRYLPAPAKEPASQNVDAPSNSTEPAAEFNNTLNLVQSKSAIRDMAAKEESTSGSSRKDSPSKSATNSASKDSQAKSPPAEDTAPAANASDANDSTPAKESRQRVVRHFLNLISAYKHNVNGANAEVTTHHQRASCTVDYIFYSVKRKDTMFREGQVKHACIIEGPLRLLATYRLMSQSQLVAVGGLPNEVQSSDHLPLIAKFLLRPPS; this is encoded by the exons ATGAGCGATGAACAGCCATCGTCGCGGACATCTG CAGGTGCCAATGGCCAGCAGGCGTATGTTTCAGGTGACCGGATCCCTCAGCTCGGTCGGGGTCGTACGCGATCTAGCCCCCTGCCAGTTGCACAACACCATCCACTGCCTGGTGTGCAGCCGGGGCAACAGTATCAGCAGCCAGGGTCGCAGCCACAGCCGGCCATGTGGTGGCCCAACTCTCTGTTCCGCCTGATCCGGCCCCCCGTACTAGTGTTCCCACCTGCAGTGGCCTCACCTTGTGCTGTTGTACATCCGACGACCAACAGCGTTGGCCCGACTGTGGGTAGAGGGCCCCTGCCGGCCGCAACCTGGATTGCCCTAG GCAGGGCACGAATGCTGCATGCCAACAGCCAGGCTTCCGGTGCCATGGCTGCCCAGCCTGATATTTTGCTGGATGCCAGCCACTTACCATTGCCCTCCAGTCGGCGCCGGCCAGGTACACCAGAGGTCAGTGACCTTGCTGACCATTCCTCTGCGGCCAAGCCGAAGAGGCGCTTCTCAGAGCAACCGCCCCCCAAGGTGGTGATGGACGTCACTGACGCCGTGCTCAACGACAACAGCACGAACAGCAGTGTCGACCACTGCAGCACACCGTCCCCCGTGGCAGCGTATGACCCCGTCCTTGCTGCTG CGAACGTGCGTGAGCGTGTGCGGAGGAGTCGGTACTGGGTGCCCACCGATTTGGGCCAGGTGCACGGCGGAAGCGGTGGCTCTGGCGGTGGCCTGGTGTTCACGGTGATGTCGTACAATGTTCTGGCCCAAGGGCTCCTGGAGGACAATCCCTACCTGTACCAGCACTGCCACGAGGATGTGCTCCAGTGGACCCTGCGCCGAAAGAACCTCCTCGCCGAGCTCAAGGAGATCAATGCTGAC ATTCTCTGCCTCCAAGAACTCCAGCAAGACCATTACGAGACGGACTTCAAGCCCGAGCTGGAGAAAATGG GTTATGGCTGCCTATACAAACAGCGCACTGGTGACAAGCGAGATGGCTGTGGCATTTTCTTTCGCAAGTCTGTTTTCGAGCTGGACTGCTTCGAGCCGATCGAGTACGCCCGCTCTGACGTTACCGTCCTCGACCGTGACAACGTTGCTCTCATTGCCATGTTGAAGCCGGTTGCTGGCAATGCCAAGTTTGGTGCAGATTTCCGGCTGTGTGTGTCGACGACTCACCTGCTGTTCAACCCACGCCGCGGAGACATCAAGCTCGCCCAGCTGTGCCTCCTGCTCGCCGAGATCGACCGGCTGGCATTTCGCGGAGACTCGCCGGATGGCACGCCGTTGTACGTTCCCATCCTCTTGTGCGGAGACATGAACAGCGAGCCGCACTCACCCCTCTACACTTTTCTCACCCGTGGAAGCCTGTGCTATGAGGGGCTTCTCTCAGGCGACGTTTCCGGGCAGAGCGACGGTGCAAACCGCGGAAAATACGTGCCCCTCGCCAGCAGCCTTCGTCAGCTGAATATCTCTGGTTCGTCCCGGTACCTGCCTGCACCGGCCAAGGAACCTGCATCTCAAAACGTTGATGCTCCCTCCAATTCAACGGAGCCAGCCGCTGAATTTAACAATACTCTCAACCTTGTGCAAAGCAAATCTGCAATAAGGGACATGGCTGCCAAGGAAGAGTCGACGAGTGGTTCTTCGAGGAAGGACTCGCCATCAAAATCGGCTACAAACAGTGCCTCAAAGGACTCGCAAGCAAAAAGTCCACCCGCAGAAGACACGGCGCCGGCGGCAAACGCTTCTGACGCAAATGACTCAACGCCGGCCAAGGAAAGCCGGCAGCGGGTTGTGAGGCACTTCTTGAACCTGATCTCTGCCTACAAGCACAACGTCAATGGCGCCAATGCCGAGGTGACGACACATCACCAACGCGCGAGTTGCACCGTCGACTACATCTTCTACTCGGTGAAAAGGAAGGACACCATGTTCAGGGAGGGCCAAGTGAAACATGCCTGCATCATCGAGGGACCGCTGCGATTACTGGCGACGTACCGCTTGATGTCGCAAAGCCAGCTCGTGGCCGTCGGTGGGCTGCCTAACGAAGTACAGTCGTCGGACCACCTTCCTCTGATCGCAAAGTTCTTGCTTAGACCACCCAGCTAG
- the LOC119167357 gene encoding protein angel homolog 2 isoform X2: MSDEQPSSRTSGANGQQAYVSGDRIPQLGRGRTRSSPLPVAQHHPLPGVQPGQQYQQPGSQPQPAMWWPNSLFRLIRPPVLVFPPAVASPCAVVHPTTNSVGPTVGRGPLPAATWIALGRARMLHANSQASGAMAAQPDILLDASHLPLPSSRRRPGTPEVSDLADHSSAAKPKRRFSEQPPPKVVMDVTDAVLNDNSTNSSVDHCSTPSPVAAYDPVLAAANVRERVRRSRYWVPTDLGQVHGGSGGSGGGLVFTVMSYNVLAQGLLEDNPYLYQHCHEDVLQWTLRRKNLLAELKEINADILCLQELQQDHYETDFKPELEKMGYGCLYKQRTGDKRDGCGIFFRKSVFELDCFEPIEYARSDVTVLDRDNVALIAMLKPVAGNAKFGADFRLCVSTTHLLFNPRRGDIKLAQLCLLLAEIDRLAFRGDSPDGTPLYVPILLCGDMNSEPHSPLYTFLTRGSLCYEGLLSGDVSGQSDGANRGKYVPLASSLRQLNISGSSRYLPAPAKEPASQNVDAPSNSTEPAAEFNNTLNLVQSKSAIRDMAAKEESTSGSSRKDSPSKSATNSASKDSQAKSPPAEDTAPAANASDANDSTPAKESRQRVVRHFLNLISAYKHNVNGANAEVTTHHQRASCTVDYIFYSVKRKDTMFREGQVKHACIIEGPLRLLATYRLMSQSQLVAVGGLPNEVQSSDHLPLIAKFLLRPPS; the protein is encoded by the exons ATGAGCGATGAACAGCCATCGTCGCGGACATCTG GTGCCAATGGCCAGCAGGCGTATGTTTCAGGTGACCGGATCCCTCAGCTCGGTCGGGGTCGTACGCGATCTAGCCCCCTGCCAGTTGCACAACACCATCCACTGCCTGGTGTGCAGCCGGGGCAACAGTATCAGCAGCCAGGGTCGCAGCCACAGCCGGCCATGTGGTGGCCCAACTCTCTGTTCCGCCTGATCCGGCCCCCCGTACTAGTGTTCCCACCTGCAGTGGCCTCACCTTGTGCTGTTGTACATCCGACGACCAACAGCGTTGGCCCGACTGTGGGTAGAGGGCCCCTGCCGGCCGCAACCTGGATTGCCCTAG GCAGGGCACGAATGCTGCATGCCAACAGCCAGGCTTCCGGTGCCATGGCTGCCCAGCCTGATATTTTGCTGGATGCCAGCCACTTACCATTGCCCTCCAGTCGGCGCCGGCCAGGTACACCAGAGGTCAGTGACCTTGCTGACCATTCCTCTGCGGCCAAGCCGAAGAGGCGCTTCTCAGAGCAACCGCCCCCCAAGGTGGTGATGGACGTCACTGACGCCGTGCTCAACGACAACAGCACGAACAGCAGTGTCGACCACTGCAGCACACCGTCCCCCGTGGCAGCGTATGACCCCGTCCTTGCTGCTG CGAACGTGCGTGAGCGTGTGCGGAGGAGTCGGTACTGGGTGCCCACCGATTTGGGCCAGGTGCACGGCGGAAGCGGTGGCTCTGGCGGTGGCCTGGTGTTCACGGTGATGTCGTACAATGTTCTGGCCCAAGGGCTCCTGGAGGACAATCCCTACCTGTACCAGCACTGCCACGAGGATGTGCTCCAGTGGACCCTGCGCCGAAAGAACCTCCTCGCCGAGCTCAAGGAGATCAATGCTGAC ATTCTCTGCCTCCAAGAACTCCAGCAAGACCATTACGAGACGGACTTCAAGCCCGAGCTGGAGAAAATGG GTTATGGCTGCCTATACAAACAGCGCACTGGTGACAAGCGAGATGGCTGTGGCATTTTCTTTCGCAAGTCTGTTTTCGAGCTGGACTGCTTCGAGCCGATCGAGTACGCCCGCTCTGACGTTACCGTCCTCGACCGTGACAACGTTGCTCTCATTGCCATGTTGAAGCCGGTTGCTGGCAATGCCAAGTTTGGTGCAGATTTCCGGCTGTGTGTGTCGACGACTCACCTGCTGTTCAACCCACGCCGCGGAGACATCAAGCTCGCCCAGCTGTGCCTCCTGCTCGCCGAGATCGACCGGCTGGCATTTCGCGGAGACTCGCCGGATGGCACGCCGTTGTACGTTCCCATCCTCTTGTGCGGAGACATGAACAGCGAGCCGCACTCACCCCTCTACACTTTTCTCACCCGTGGAAGCCTGTGCTATGAGGGGCTTCTCTCAGGCGACGTTTCCGGGCAGAGCGACGGTGCAAACCGCGGAAAATACGTGCCCCTCGCCAGCAGCCTTCGTCAGCTGAATATCTCTGGTTCGTCCCGGTACCTGCCTGCACCGGCCAAGGAACCTGCATCTCAAAACGTTGATGCTCCCTCCAATTCAACGGAGCCAGCCGCTGAATTTAACAATACTCTCAACCTTGTGCAAAGCAAATCTGCAATAAGGGACATGGCTGCCAAGGAAGAGTCGACGAGTGGTTCTTCGAGGAAGGACTCGCCATCAAAATCGGCTACAAACAGTGCCTCAAAGGACTCGCAAGCAAAAAGTCCACCCGCAGAAGACACGGCGCCGGCGGCAAACGCTTCTGACGCAAATGACTCAACGCCGGCCAAGGAAAGCCGGCAGCGGGTTGTGAGGCACTTCTTGAACCTGATCTCTGCCTACAAGCACAACGTCAATGGCGCCAATGCCGAGGTGACGACACATCACCAACGCGCGAGTTGCACCGTCGACTACATCTTCTACTCGGTGAAAAGGAAGGACACCATGTTCAGGGAGGGCCAAGTGAAACATGCCTGCATCATCGAGGGACCGCTGCGATTACTGGCGACGTACCGCTTGATGTCGCAAAGCCAGCTCGTGGCCGTCGGTGGGCTGCCTAACGAAGTACAGTCGTCGGACCACCTTCCTCTGATCGCAAAGTTCTTGCTTAGACCACCCAGCTAG